The nucleotide sequence GCACCGGCCAGGCGTCCAGCTGCTGTTCGTAGCGCTCGCGGACGACGGTCGCTCCTGCCTCGCTGTGGTAGATGCCCGTCGTCGCGCTGGTTCCTCCCATGCGCCGATCGCAGCACGCCCGGCCCTGCCCGCGCGATCGGGTTTCGGGGCCGGTAGACAGTGCCGATGCGCTGGTATGCCGAACGTCCCGCTCGTCTGGCCCGGCAGGTCGTCGCCGATCTGCTCGCCGTGCTGTGGGCGGCGCTGGCGGTGCTCGCCGGGATCGCGGTGCACGACGGCCTGCGCACCCTGGAGGGCCCCGGCCGCTCGCTCGTCGCGGCGGGCGGGCGGATGTCGGAGGTGTTCACCGGGATGGCCGGCGCGGTGTCGTCGCTCCCGTTCGTCGGGGCCGATCTCGCCGTCGCGCTCGACCCGGCGACCCGGGCCGGTGCCGATCTCGCGACCGCGGGCCACGAGTTCGGACGGACCGTCGGGACGTTGGCGACCGGGTCGCTGGTGGTGGTGCCGCTGCTGATGCTGATGCCGGTGCTGCTGGGCTGGCTCCCGCTTCGGCTGAACTACGCCCGCCGGGCCGGGGCCGCGGTGGCCGCGCGGGCGAGTGCCCCGGACCTGCTCGCCGTGCGCGCGCTGGCCCGGGTGCCGGTCTCCCGGTTGACCCGGATCGCTCCCGATCCGGCGGCCGCGTGGCGGGCCGGGGACCCGGCCGTCGTCGCCGGCCTCGCCGCGCTGGAGCTCACCGCGCTGGGCCTGCGACCCCGGGTGTGACTCCGCCGCGGAGCCGGGCGGTTCAGCTGCGCAGCAGCTCACCAGCCGCGATGCCCACCTCGGGTGCGCAGTGCGCCAGGTAGGCGAGCCAGACCGAGCCGGTGTAGGCACGCACCCAGCCCAGCAGCAGCCCGGCGAACCCGGTCAGCACGATCGCCGCCGGGTCGAACAGCAGCCCCTCGCCGGTGACCAGCAGGCCGTGCCCCAGGCCGAATCCCACGCTGGTCAGCACCAACCCCCAGCCGACCCGCGCTCCGAAGAAGCGCCACGGCGCGCCCAACGCGCGATCCAGCACCGCCAGCAGCACCCCGCGCCACAGCAGCTCTTCGACCAGGTTCGGATGCGCGACGTCGAACAGCATCCGCTCGCCGTCGACCGGACCGAAATCGGCCAGGGAGAACGCCACCAGACAGGCGACGACCAGGAACCAGCCGACGATCAGCCGTAGAGCCGGGCCGAGCGTGCCCGGCTCTGGCCGCCGCAGCCCCGCAGCGGTTCGCGCCCACCGATGCAGGACCAGCAGCAGCACCGCCAGCCACAGCAGTTCCAGGGTCTTGCCCTGCCAGTTCCAGTCGAGCCCGGCGAAGACGCCGACCCGGGGCAGGGTGTGGACGACGTGGGTGAGCACGACGAGCCCGCCCGCGACGACCAGCGCGCGCCCCGCCCCCGGCCGTCCACGGGCCGCGAACAGCGCGAGCGGCGCCAGCACCGCGACCGCCAGCAGGCCGGAGAGCAGCGCGGGCCCGCCCGCAGCAGTGAACGCCGCCGGCCCGGCGATCAGGGTGACGAGGCAGATCCCCGCACCCACGACGGCGAGCACCGGGACCACCCACCGTGCGGTGTCCACCGGCGACTCCGTCACCCCGGTCCGGCTCTCCCCGATCCCCATGGAACCGACGCTAGGGATCACCGACCGCGGCGGGGAGTGCCACCCGTCACGGGTGTGCCCGTCAGCCGTCAGCCGTCAGGCCGGGTCCGGCTCCGGGGACGACGCGTGTGCCCAGTAGCGGCGCGGGATCCGGCCGGCGTGCCGGGCGGCCCAGCCCGCCTCGACACCGCGGCGCATCGCCGTGGCCATCCGCTCCGGATCCGCGGCCCGGGTGACCGCGGTGGCGAGCAGCACCGCGGAGCAGCCCAGCTCCATCGCCAGTGCCGCCTCCGACGCGGTGCCGATGCCGGCGTCGAGCACTACCGGCACGCCCGCCTCGGCGACGATCATCTCGATGTTGTGCGGGTTGCGGATGCCCAGGCCGGTGCCGATCGGGGAGCCGAGCGGCATCACCGCGGCGCAGCCGGCCTGCTCCAGCTTGCGGGACAGCACCGGGTCGTCATTGGTGTAGGGCAGCACGGTGAACCCGTCGTCGACGAGCTGCTCGGCGGCGTCCAGCAGTTCCACCGGGTCCGGCAGCAGGGTCCGCTCGTCGGCGACGACCTCCAGCTTCACCAGATCCGTCTCCAGTGCCTCCCGCGCCAGTCGCGCGGTCAGCACCGCCTCGGCCGCGGTGCGGCAGCCCGCGGTGTTCGGCAGCACCCGGATCCCGAGCCTGCGCAGCAGGTCCAGCAACCCGGTCCCGCCGGTGACGTCGACCCGGCGCAACGCCACCGTCGTCAGCTCGGTCCCGGACGCGACCAGCGCCCGCTCCAGGATCTCCAGGTTCGC is from Pseudonocardia autotrophica and encodes:
- a CDS encoding CPBP family intramembrane glutamic endopeptidase, whose amino-acid sequence is MGIGESRTGVTESPVDTARWVVPVLAVVGAGICLVTLIAGPAAFTAAGGPALLSGLLAVAVLAPLALFAARGRPGAGRALVVAGGLVVLTHVVHTLPRVGVFAGLDWNWQGKTLELLWLAVLLLVLHRWARTAAGLRRPEPGTLGPALRLIVGWFLVVACLVAFSLADFGPVDGERMLFDVAHPNLVEELLWRGVLLAVLDRALGAPWRFFGARVGWGLVLTSVGFGLGHGLLVTGEGLLFDPAAIVLTGFAGLLLGWVRAYTGSVWLAYLAHCAPEVGIAAGELLRS
- the thiG gene encoding thiazole synthase (functions in thiamine (vitamin B1) biosynthesis; in Bacillus subtilis this enzyme catalyzes the formation of thiazole from dehydroxyglycine and 1-deoxy-D-xylulose-5-phosphate and ThiS-thiocarboxylate) — its product is MSEQADAPLIIGDEKFDSRLIMGTGGAANLEILERALVASGTELTTVALRRVDVTGGTGLLDLLRRLGIRVLPNTAGCRTAAEAVLTARLAREALETDLVKLEVVADERTLLPDPVELLDAAEQLVDDGFTVLPYTNDDPVLSRKLEQAGCAAVMPLGSPIGTGLGIRNPHNIEMIVAEAGVPVVLDAGIGTASEAALAMELGCSAVLLATAVTRAADPERMATAMRRGVEAGWAARHAGRIPRRYWAHASSPEPDPA